A section of the Tenrec ecaudatus isolate mTenEca1 chromosome 10, mTenEca1.hap1, whole genome shotgun sequence genome encodes:
- the RAB37 gene encoding ras-related protein Rab-37 isoform X1, whose product MPGTPGAAATRDGEAPERSPPCSPSYDLTGKVMLLGDSGVGKTCFLIQFKDGAFLSGTFIATVGIDFRNKVVTVDGVRVKLQIWDTAGQERFRSVTHAYYRDAQALLLLYDITNQSSFDNIRAWLTEIHEYAHRDVVIMLLGNKADVSSERVIRSEDGETLAREYGVPFMETSAKTGMNVELAFLAIAKELKYRARQQADEPSFQIRDYIESQKKRSGCCAFV is encoded by the exons ATGCCGGGCACGCCTGGCGCAGCGGCCACCCGGGATGGCGAGGCCCCCGAGCGCTCCCCGCCCTGCAGTCCGAGCTACGATCTCACGGGCAAG GTGATGCTCCTGGGGGATTCAGGCGTCGGCAAAACCTGCTTCCTGATCCAATTCAAAGACGGGGCCTTCCTGTCCGGGACCTTCATAGCCACCGTCGGCATAGACTTCAGG aaCAAGGTGGTAACCGTGGACGGTGTTCGAGTGAAGCTGCAG ATCTGGGACACCGCAGGGCAGGAGCGCTTCCGCAGCGTCACGCACGCCTATTACCGAGATGCCCAGG cCCTGCTCCTGCTGTACGACATCACCAACCAGTCATCCTTTGACAACATCCGG gcctggctcaccGAGATCCATGAGTATGCCCACAGGGATGTGGTCATCATGTTGCTAGGCAACAAG GCGGACGTGAGCAGTGAACGGGTGATCCGCTCTGAAGACGGGGAGACGCTGGCCAGG GAGTACGGAGTGCCATTCATGGAGACCAGCGCCAAGACGGGCATGAACGTGGAGCTAGCCTTTCTAGCGATTGCCAA AGAGCTGAAATACCGGGCCCGGCAGCAGGCAGATGAACCCAGCTTCCAGATCCGAGATTACATCGAGTCCCAGAAGAAGCGGTCTGGCTGCTGTGCCTTCGTGTGA
- the RAB37 gene encoding ras-related protein Rab-37 isoform X3 produces the protein MPGTPGAAATRDGEAPERSPPCSPSYDLTGKNKVVTVDGVRVKLQIWDTAGQERFRSVTHAYYRDAQALLLLYDITNQSSFDNIRAWLTEIHEYAHRDVVIMLLGNKADVSSERVIRSEDGETLAREYGVPFMETSAKTGMNVELAFLAIAKELKYRARQQADEPSFQIRDYIESQKKRSGCCAFV, from the exons ATGCCGGGCACGCCTGGCGCAGCGGCCACCCGGGATGGCGAGGCCCCCGAGCGCTCCCCGCCCTGCAGTCCGAGCTACGATCTCACGGGCAAG aaCAAGGTGGTAACCGTGGACGGTGTTCGAGTGAAGCTGCAG ATCTGGGACACCGCAGGGCAGGAGCGCTTCCGCAGCGTCACGCACGCCTATTACCGAGATGCCCAGG cCCTGCTCCTGCTGTACGACATCACCAACCAGTCATCCTTTGACAACATCCGG gcctggctcaccGAGATCCATGAGTATGCCCACAGGGATGTGGTCATCATGTTGCTAGGCAACAAG GCGGACGTGAGCAGTGAACGGGTGATCCGCTCTGAAGACGGGGAGACGCTGGCCAGG GAGTACGGAGTGCCATTCATGGAGACCAGCGCCAAGACGGGCATGAACGTGGAGCTAGCCTTTCTAGCGATTGCCAA AGAGCTGAAATACCGGGCCCGGCAGCAGGCAGATGAACCCAGCTTCCAGATCCGAGATTACATCGAGTCCCAGAAGAAGCGGTCTGGCTGCTGTGCCTTCGTGTGA